The genomic DNA TATCGCTTTTGTGGAAGAGAAACATTCACACACGAAATAATCACcccatcaacaaacaaaaaaaaagaaagaagaagctggtTTGATTGGCAcgagtaaaaaaattattgtttttgttaatcgTTCGGTCGGTGTAGGGTTTGCAAGTTTTCCACAGGCGTTGTCTAACGTGCGCCATACACGCGTAGGTTaactttatttcctttttttcacaaaagttccgttttttttttttgtcatctgggTTTTCCATTCATATATGAAAGGATTACAAGAAGCAACTTTGTAGTCTAATCAAAAGTTACTAAGGGAAAGTGATTACACATAATCAACTTATCTCTCCTAAAAATAGGCTCTAAACATTTTAGCCAAAAGGGAGATAGAAACCAAGTAttaaaaagaggaagagagtcTCTCATGTTCAAAGAGTTCATGTAACCATAATGGAAAACCAGTAGCTACATAAGATTGCAACAAGGCATAATCTGGAACACTTTGAGCAATGAGAGAAGCTCTTCTGTTTTCAGATGGTTTCTCTAGCTGTACTCTCCAATCTTGAATTGTAGCTAGTTGCAGCAACATTTCTGCTTGTTGATGAGCAAAAGAGGGCCATGCTTTAGGTCTTAAGATCACCCCAACAAGCGCATCTGATTCAAAAGCAAAAATGATTTTCGTAACCTTGTGACTTATCATGCTTTGAACCGACCAAAGGAAACCGTGCATATCTGCTTCATCTTTAACCAAAAATCCCATGTGAGCTTTTCTACTATGAATAAGCACCCGACCAAACTCATCTCTCAAAACCCATGCAGCACCTGATATCATGTTCCTTTGACCTCTAGAGATTCCGAGGTTACACTTTAACCAGCCTGGCGGAGGTGGTTTCCAATGTGAAGTTTGATTTCGATCCTCAGCTTCTTCCACCGCATCAAAAACAAGATCAACCTGTTGGGATATACTTCACTGCTCAGTATCCTCtctagagataaaaaaaaaaaaaaaaagacttgaaaaGTTAAAACCGCGAATCTGGCTGGTTTGGATGTCTACCAGAGagtatacaacaacaacaaaaaaatccaatcCACGTGATCCAACCACTCTTATAAGCCCATTCAATTCGTGGAAGAGAAACATATAGGCTTCATAAGGCCCACTTGTAGCCCATTAATCGAAATATAGAGAAGCTCTCGCGTACTAATTTAATTTccctggaaaaaaaaaggaacgatATGGAAAACTCGACCACGACTTTGACCATTTTCAAGCAAACTAAAAAAGTCTTGCTGATGGAAGGGATCCTTGGGGGGCTCTTGCTTTCATGCGACTGCTTTGTTTGTGTGATTCAGATTGTGTCTCTTCTTAGTTTAGAAGATTACTTCGGAGAACTGCCACGTTTCtcaacaacaaataaactgCAGTCTGAAGACATGTGTTCTTGTAAGATATTTTTTGTCCTTCTTTTGGTTTCAGAAAAGAACGTTTCGGATTCTCGTATGCGTCTCGACACGTAGCCCCttcgtttcttattttttttttaacgtttgaCACAAAAACCGAGagttagtttttatatattgattctCTGTTGCGATGTATACGCAATCACCAATGGACACGCGTCCCACTAACCAATCGGATTTCGACACGAATTTAGTGGCTGGGAGCGCCATGGACATCTTATTCTGGCGCAAAGCCACGTGTGTCATTCTGGAGCACCGGGCCAGCGGATATAAATAAGTGAGAGAGATCACGACGCACGTGGTAGACCGCGAAAAAACACTCAATGCTTCTTCTAGAGGCTAGATTCTCCGTCGTCCAGATGAACACCAATAGACGGTCGAGATCAAACCAACCGAGTCGATTGCCCAGCTCGGGTGAGTCAGGTATAGAGAACGAGCGAGTCTTGGTTCTCGTCTTCGAGTCCATCAGCTGGGACATCCACACGCTATGTGCGGTCGCCTCACTCAGCCGCAGGTTTTGCGCGATCGCCAGACGAATTCTATGGCGGCGGCTCTGCGTGAACCGTGCTCCGGGGATGGTGGCGGCATTGTCCGGCGCAGATCCCAGCTGGCGAATCGACGGCGGATGGCACGCGTTAGCCAAGCTCATGTTCTTCTGCGGCGGTGGCGAGTCGACTCGGTATTTCAATCTGAGTCAACCGTCGCCGGGTCACTTCG from Camelina sativa cultivar DH55 chromosome 7, Cs, whole genome shotgun sequence includes the following:
- the LOC104699575 gene encoding uncharacterized protein LOC104699575, with amino-acid sequence MFLFHELNGLIRVVGSRGLDFFVVVVYSLVDLVFDAVEEAEDRNQTSHWKPPPPGWLKCNLGISRGQRNMISGAAWVLRDEFGRVLIHSRKAHMGFLVKDEADMHGFLWSVQSMISHKVTKIIFAFESDALVGVILRPKAWPSFAHQQAEMLLQLATIQDWRVQLEKPSENRRASLIAQSVPDYALLQSYVATGFPLWLHELFEHERLSSSF